A stretch of Pseudomonas sp. LS.1a DNA encodes these proteins:
- the miaA gene encoding tRNA (adenosine(37)-N6)-dimethylallyltransferase MiaA: MSGKPPAIFLMGPTAAGKTDLAIELTKVLPCELISVDSALVYRGMDIGSAKPSKEILAAHPHRLIDIRDPAESYSAAQFRTDALEAMAEITARGKIPLLVGGTMLYYKALIDGLADMPAADAAVRAELEAQAEALGLAELHRQLAEVDPESAARIHPNDPQRLIRALEVYRVSGESMTAHRQRQFAESRGADAGAGGHLPYTVASLAIAPTDRHILHHRIALRFSQMLEQGFVDEVRSLRARSDLHAGLPSIRAVGYRQVWDYLDGKLTENEMRERGIIATRQLAKRQFTWLRGWPEVHWLDSLACDNLSRTLKYLGAISILG; this comes from the coding sequence ATGAGTGGCAAGCCCCCTGCAATATTCCTGATGGGCCCGACAGCGGCCGGCAAGACCGACCTGGCCATCGAGCTGACCAAAGTACTGCCGTGCGAGCTGATCAGCGTCGATTCGGCGCTGGTTTACCGCGGCATGGATATCGGCTCGGCCAAGCCGTCGAAAGAAATCCTCGCCGCTCACCCGCACCGGTTGATCGATATTCGCGACCCCGCCGAAAGCTATTCGGCTGCGCAGTTCCGTACCGATGCCCTGGAGGCCATGGCCGAAATCACCGCGCGCGGCAAGATCCCGCTGCTGGTGGGCGGCACCATGCTCTATTACAAGGCGTTGATCGATGGCCTTGCCGACATGCCGGCGGCCGATGCCGCGGTGCGTGCCGAGCTGGAGGCACAGGCCGAAGCCCTGGGCCTGGCCGAGTTGCACCGCCAGTTGGCCGAGGTCGACCCCGAGTCGGCGGCGCGTATCCACCCCAACGACCCGCAGCGGTTGATCCGGGCTCTGGAGGTGTACCGGGTGAGTGGCGAGAGCATGACAGCACATCGCCAACGTCAATTCGCGGAAAGTCGCGGCGCAGACGCAGGCGCAGGCGGGCATTTGCCCTATACTGTCGCGAGTTTGGCGATTGCTCCTACAGATCGTCACATTTTGCATCATCGAATTGCGTTACGATTTTCACAGATGCTGGAACAGGGCTTCGTCGACGAGGTCCGATCGCTGCGAGCCAGAAGTGACTTGCACGCCGGGCTGCCGTCTATACGGGCAGTGGGGTATCGGCAGGTCTGGGACTACCTCGACGGCAAGCTGACCGAGAATGAGATGCGTGAGCGCGGTATCATTGCTACCAGGCAGTTGGCCAAGCGGCAGTTCACATGGTTGCGTGGCTGGCCTGAAGTACACTGGCTTGACAGCCTGGCCTGCGACAATCTGTCCCGCACCTTGAAATACCTTGGGGCCATCTCCATATTGGGCTGA
- the hflX gene encoding ribosome rescue GTPase HflX — translation MFFERHGGGERALLVHLEGQNPEAREDPQEFQELALSAGADIVSLVTVARHQPSAKYLIGSGKVEELHDLVHAEQVDLVIFNHTLTPSQERNLERVFECRVLDRTGLILDIFAQRARTHEGKLQVELAQLEHMSTRLVRGWTHLERQKGGIGLRGPGETQLETDRRLLRVRIRQIKSRLEKVRSQREQARRGRKRADIPSVSLVGYTNAGKSTLFNALTESEVYAADQLFATLDPTLRRLELNDLGPIVLADTVGFIRHLPHKLVEAFRATLEESSNSDLLLHVIDAHEPERMEQIEQVLAVLGEIGAEGLPILEVYNKLDLLEDVEPQIQRNADGKPERVWVSARDGRGLELVGQAIAELLGDDLFVGTLCLEQRFARLRAQFFALGAVQSEEHDEEGRSLLSVRLPMVELNRLVSREGMEPQVFVEQHTLQ, via the coding sequence TTGTTCTTTGAGCGCCACGGTGGTGGTGAGCGGGCGTTGCTCGTTCACTTGGAAGGTCAGAACCCTGAGGCGCGCGAAGACCCGCAGGAGTTCCAGGAGCTTGCATTGTCGGCCGGTGCCGACATCGTCTCGCTGGTCACGGTGGCAAGGCATCAGCCTTCCGCCAAATACCTGATTGGCAGTGGCAAGGTCGAAGAGTTGCACGACCTGGTCCATGCCGAACAGGTAGACCTGGTGATTTTCAATCACACCCTCACGCCCAGTCAGGAGCGCAACCTTGAACGTGTGTTCGAGTGTCGTGTGCTCGACCGTACCGGGCTGATCCTCGATATCTTCGCCCAAAGGGCGCGTACCCATGAAGGCAAGCTGCAGGTCGAACTGGCCCAGCTCGAGCACATGAGCACGCGGCTGGTGCGCGGCTGGACCCACCTTGAGCGTCAGAAGGGTGGTATCGGCCTGCGCGGCCCGGGTGAAACCCAGCTGGAAACCGACCGCCGCCTGTTGCGGGTGCGCATTCGCCAGATCAAGTCACGCCTGGAGAAGGTGCGCAGCCAGCGCGAGCAGGCGCGCCGCGGGCGCAAGCGCGCGGATATCCCGTCGGTGTCGCTGGTGGGTTATACCAACGCCGGCAAGTCCACGCTGTTCAACGCCCTGACCGAATCCGAGGTGTATGCCGCGGACCAGCTGTTCGCCACCCTCGACCCGACCCTGCGCCGGCTCGAGCTGAACGACCTGGGGCCGATCGTGCTGGCCGACACCGTGGGCTTCATTCGCCACCTGCCGCACAAGCTGGTCGAGGCATTTCGGGCTACGCTCGAAGAGTCGAGCAACTCCGACTTGCTGCTGCATGTGATCGACGCCCATGAGCCGGAGCGCATGGAGCAGATCGAGCAGGTGCTGGCGGTGTTGGGCGAGATTGGTGCCGAAGGGTTGCCGATCCTCGAGGTGTATAACAAACTCGACCTGCTCGAAGATGTCGAGCCGCAGATCCAGCGCAATGCCGATGGCAAACCGGAACGGGTCTGGGTATCGGCACGCGATGGGCGTGGCCTGGAGCTGGTCGGCCAGGCGATTGCCGAGTTGCTGGGGGATGATCTGTTTGTCGGTACCTTGTGTCTGGAGCAGCGTTTTGCCCGCTTGCGCGCGCAATTCTTTGCCCTGGGTGCCGTGCAGAGTGAAGAGCATGATGAAGAAGGGCGCAGCCTGCTGAGCGTGCGACTGCCCATGGTCGAACTGAATCGCTTGGTCAGCCGCGAAGGCATGGAGCCGCAAGTGTTTGTCGAGCAACACACTTTGCAATAA
- the hfq gene encoding RNA chaperone Hfq, whose translation MSKGHSLQDPYLNTLRKEKVPVSIYLVNGIKLQGSIESFDQFVVLLKNTVSQMVYKHAISTVVPARPVRLPSPSDSEHGDSEPGNA comes from the coding sequence ATGTCAAAAGGGCATTCGCTACAAGACCCTTACTTGAACACCTTGAGAAAAGAAAAGGTCCCGGTATCCATCTACCTGGTCAACGGCATCAAACTGCAGGGTTCGATCGAGTCCTTCGACCAGTTCGTGGTACTGCTGAAGAACACCGTCAGCCAGATGGTCTACAAGCACGCCATCTCGACTGTGGTTCCTGCCCGTCCGGTTCGTCTGCCAAGCCCGTCCGATTCCGAACACGGCGACAGCGAGCCAGGCAACGCCTGA